A section of the Mesorhizobium loti genome encodes:
- a CDS encoding amino acid ABC transporter permease, producing MAFGWLPGAVGDIAHGAATTILLIAVTTLAGTLLSILGAAGRRNGPALLRRAIAWYVEVMRNTPFLVQLFFIFFGLPSLGIRLDPILAAMLAMTLNMAAYTIEIVGAGLDAVPLGQTEAALALGLRPRQVFIKIVLPQALKVIYPALTSQIVIMMLESAVVSQIAVRELTYEADMLQARTFRSFETYFVVTLVYLALSMALRRLLVTGGRRALGAGVS from the coding sequence ATGGCCTTCGGCTGGCTTCCAGGTGCCGTGGGCGACATCGCGCACGGCGCGGCCACGACGATCCTGCTGATCGCCGTGACCACGCTGGCGGGAACGCTGCTCAGCATCCTGGGCGCCGCCGGACGGCGAAACGGCCCCGCGCTGCTTCGCCGGGCCATCGCCTGGTACGTCGAGGTGATGCGCAACACACCGTTCCTGGTGCAGCTGTTCTTCATTTTCTTCGGGCTGCCGAGTCTCGGGATCCGGCTCGACCCGATCCTGGCCGCCATGCTGGCGATGACGCTCAACATGGCGGCCTACACGATCGAGATCGTCGGCGCCGGACTTGATGCGGTGCCGCTCGGGCAGACGGAAGCAGCGCTGGCCCTGGGGCTCAGGCCCCGTCAGGTGTTCATCAAGATCGTGCTGCCGCAGGCACTCAAGGTGATCTATCCGGCACTCACCAGCCAGATCGTCATCATGATGCTGGAGTCGGCCGTGGTGTCGCAGATCGCGGTGCGCGAGCTGACCTACGAGGCCGACATGCTGCAGGCTCGGACCTTCCGGTCCTTCGAGACCTATTTCGTCGTGACATTGGTCTATCTCGCTTTGTCCATGGCCTTGCGCCGGCTCCTGGTCACCGGCGGGCGCCGCGCTCTCGGGGCTGGCGTGTCATGA
- a CDS encoding amino acid ABC transporter permease — protein MIEFTFWDIVRNLLLAARWTVLLSLAAFVGGALVGMVVLFFRISKNTWSRRLASGYIALFQGTPLLMQLFLMFFGLPMLGLRIEPWTAAVLGLTFFASAYLAEIWRSGVDALPLGQWDAGASLGLHYLQELRLIILPQAFSITRAPTVGFLVQLIKSTALTSIIGFEELVRTSNAINNATFEPFKVYGLVALIFFVMCFPLTQYARSLEKRAAH, from the coding sequence ATGATCGAGTTCACCTTCTGGGACATCGTGCGCAATCTTCTGCTGGCCGCACGCTGGACGGTGCTGCTGTCGTTGGCCGCCTTCGTTGGCGGCGCGCTGGTCGGAATGGTCGTGCTGTTCTTCAGGATCTCCAAGAACACATGGAGCCGGCGCCTCGCTTCCGGCTACATCGCCCTTTTCCAGGGAACGCCGCTCCTGATGCAACTGTTCCTGATGTTCTTCGGCTTGCCGATGCTCGGCCTGCGCATCGAGCCATGGACCGCGGCGGTGCTCGGCCTCACCTTCTTCGCCAGCGCCTATCTGGCCGAGATCTGGCGTTCGGGGGTGGACGCGCTGCCCTTGGGCCAATGGGACGCCGGCGCCAGCCTCGGCCTGCACTATCTGCAGGAACTCAGGCTGATCATCCTGCCGCAAGCCTTCTCGATCACCCGCGCCCCGACGGTCGGTTTCCTGGTGCAGCTGATCAAGTCGACGGCACTGACCTCGATCATCGGCTTCGAGGAACTGGTGCGGACCTCGAACGCCATCAACAACGCCACTTTCGAACCGTTCAAGGTCTATGGCCTGGTGGCGCTGATCTTCTTCGTCATGTGCTTTCCGC
- a CDS encoding transporter substrate-binding domain-containing protein yields the protein MTIHSTLKSSIAAALMLGAAGLGFVTQAANADALADITKAGTINVGVFADFPPFSSASADMSLKGYDMDVAQYIADTLKVKLNPVAVTGQNRIPYLNDHRVDILMSVGYSKEREQVIDFAAAYAPYYIAVIGPAAMSVKGKEDLAGKSIAVNRGTLEDTSLTEAAPASADIKRFDNYNSVIQAFISGQTQLMVVGNDVGAQVLAKQDALKPEQKFQLLTSPSHIGLNKNEDGLKKAVNDAIAKMLADGKLDESSKAWLKTPLNPDNLKD from the coding sequence ATGACAATCCACTCGACACTGAAATCATCCATCGCCGCCGCCCTGATGCTGGGTGCGGCCGGTCTTGGCTTTGTTACGCAGGCGGCCAATGCCGACGCGCTGGCCGATATCACCAAGGCCGGCACCATCAATGTCGGCGTCTTCGCGGATTTCCCGCCCTTCTCCTCGGCCAGCGCCGATATGAGCCTCAAGGGCTATGACATGGATGTGGCTCAATACATCGCCGACACGCTCAAGGTGAAGCTCAATCCGGTCGCCGTCACCGGCCAGAACCGCATCCCCTATCTGAACGACCATCGCGTCGACATCCTGATGAGCGTCGGCTACTCGAAGGAGCGCGAGCAGGTCATCGATTTCGCCGCCGCCTACGCGCCCTATTACATCGCGGTGATCGGTCCGGCGGCGATGTCGGTCAAGGGCAAGGAAGACCTTGCCGGCAAGTCGATCGCCGTCAATCGCGGCACGCTCGAGGACACTTCGCTCACCGAGGCCGCGCCCGCCTCGGCCGACATCAAGCGCTTCGACAACTACAATTCGGTGATCCAGGCCTTCATCTCGGGCCAGACCCAGCTGATGGTCGTCGGCAACGATGTCGGCGCGCAGGTGCTGGCCAAGCAGGATGCGCTGAAGCCGGAGCAGAAGTTCCAGCTCCTGACCTCGCCTTCGCATATCGGTCTCAACAAGAATGAGGACGGGTTGAAGAAGGCGGTCAACGACGCCATCGCCAAGATGCTGGCCGACGGCAAGCTGGACGAAAGCTCGAAGGCCTGGCTGAAGACGCCGCTCAATCCCGACAACCTCAAGGATTGA